A genomic stretch from Nitrospira sp. includes:
- a CDS encoding AURKAIP1/COX24 domain-containing protein, producing the protein MASVLKKRRKKMRKHKYKKLRRRQKFLRRKS; encoded by the coding sequence ATGGCGAGTGTCCTCAAGAAACGCCGGAAGAAGATGCGCAAGCACAAGTATAAGAAATTGCGCCGGCGTCAGAAATTCTTGCGTCGCAAGAGCTGA
- a CDS encoding ABC transporter ATP-binding protein produces MFSFKRFFPFLKPYVPRMIAAAIMVMAVAAVNLALLRLGGTLWDVITVQHDADRMAQMILLLLGLVLLQGLCSMGHSYLTAWVSQRVMADFRTHLFAHLQTLSVNFFSKRRTGELMSRLMNDVTVIQNVVTDTPIDAAKQVVTFIGGAGFLFAMNWQLCLLILVLLPLLVVVAKLFGRRLRALSTTIQDQTASVSTLVEEVIAGIRVVKSFVQTKREEQRFVSQVQTAMELSLRRATIMAWFVPTITFVTFAAAAMVLWYGGRQVIDGTVSPGDLFAFVLFAGILIGPFGSAARVFAQIKEAQGAMQRVFEILDTHAEIADAPNAIELPPIKGHVRAEHIGFAYDPRQPVLSDVSFEAKPGELIAIVGPTGSGKTTIMNLLHRFYDPTSGRLTVDGHDVKDVRLDSLYRQIALVPQDTILFGGPIRDNIRYGREDATEEEIIAASKAAHAHEFIAGFPDGYQTIVGEKGINLSGGQRQRVAIARAILKNPRILLLDEATSALDTESERLVQEALEELMVNRTTFVVAHRLSTIQRADRILVLNKGKIVESGTHAALLEQRGLYHYLYTLRLSELPM; encoded by the coding sequence ATGTTCTCGTTCAAACGATTCTTCCCCTTTCTCAAGCCCTACGTCCCCCGGATGATCGCCGCCGCCATCATGGTCATGGCGGTCGCCGCGGTGAACTTGGCGTTGCTCCGGCTGGGCGGCACCCTCTGGGATGTCATCACCGTGCAGCACGATGCCGACCGCATGGCACAGATGATCCTGCTGCTCCTCGGTCTGGTCCTGCTGCAAGGGCTCTGCTCCATGGGCCACAGTTACCTGACTGCCTGGGTGTCACAGCGAGTCATGGCGGATTTCCGGACCCACCTCTTCGCCCACCTGCAAACTCTGTCCGTCAATTTCTTCTCCAAGCGCCGGACAGGCGAATTGATGTCGCGGTTGATGAACGACGTGACCGTGATTCAGAACGTCGTCACCGACACTCCCATCGACGCAGCCAAGCAGGTCGTCACCTTCATCGGCGGCGCGGGCTTCCTGTTTGCGATGAACTGGCAGCTCTGCCTGCTCATTCTGGTTCTGCTGCCCTTGCTGGTTGTCGTGGCCAAACTGTTCGGCAGACGCTTACGTGCACTCTCGACCACCATTCAAGACCAAACCGCCTCCGTCAGCACGCTGGTAGAGGAAGTGATTGCCGGCATCCGGGTCGTGAAATCCTTCGTGCAGACCAAGCGGGAAGAGCAGCGATTCGTGTCGCAAGTGCAGACCGCCATGGAACTGTCCTTGCGCCGCGCCACCATCATGGCCTGGTTCGTCCCGACCATTACCTTCGTCACCTTCGCCGCTGCCGCCATGGTGCTGTGGTATGGAGGCAGGCAGGTCATCGACGGAACCGTGTCTCCCGGCGACCTGTTCGCTTTCGTATTGTTTGCCGGCATTCTGATCGGACCATTCGGATCCGCCGCCCGCGTCTTTGCACAGATCAAGGAAGCCCAGGGCGCCATGCAACGTGTCTTCGAAATTCTTGACACCCACGCCGAAATCGCTGACGCGCCCAACGCGATCGAACTCCCGCCCATCAAAGGACATGTGCGCGCCGAACATATCGGCTTTGCCTATGACCCCCGGCAACCCGTGTTGTCCGATGTCTCCTTTGAGGCCAAGCCTGGCGAACTCATTGCGATTGTCGGACCAACCGGTTCAGGGAAAACGACGATCATGAACCTCTTGCATCGCTTCTACGATCCCACGTCGGGTCGACTGACGGTGGACGGTCATGATGTCAAAGATGTTCGGCTCGACAGCCTTTACCGGCAAATCGCGCTGGTTCCCCAGGATACGATTCTGTTCGGCGGGCCGATCCGTGACAACATCCGCTATGGGCGCGAGGATGCAACCGAAGAAGAAATCATCGCCGCCAGCAAAGCCGCGCATGCGCACGAATTTATCGCGGGATTCCCCGACGGCTACCAGACCATCGTCGGAGAAAAAGGCATCAATCTCTCCGGTGGCCAACGGCAACGTGTCGCGATCGCGCGCGCGATTCTGAAAAACCCGCGCATCCTCCTGCTCGACGAAGCCACGTCCGCGCTGGATACCGAATCGGAGCGACTGGTGCAAGAAGCTCTGGAAGAGCTCATGGTGAACCGCACCACCTTCGTCGTCGCCCATCGGCTGAGTACCATTCAACGTGCCGACCGTATCCTGGTGCTGAACAAAGGGAAGATCGTCGAATCAGGCACCCATGCAGCGTTGCTGGAACAACGAGGCCTCTACCACTATCTCTACACATTACGGCTCAGCGAACTCCCGATGTAA
- a CDS encoding acid phosphatase, with product MSRQVVVSVTATLLLLWTDLLSALPPLPKPDHIVLVIEENHAFSQIVDSPAAPYFNALAAKGALLTNSYGVTHPSQPNYIALFAGTIDGVSKNTCPTSLTVPNLSSTLTQAGQTFIGYAEDLPAVGSIECVAGAYVRKHNPWVNWQSSPINTVPAANNRPLTDFPTDFSTLPTVSIVVPNQQNDMHDGKDPDRIQRADQWLQTHLDRYVEWAQTHNSLLIITWDEDNGKSDNHIPTILVGPMVRPGRYGEPTDHYGVLRTITEMYGANPVGLSRQAAPLTTIWATPEFTP from the coding sequence ATGAGCAGGCAGGTCGTCGTCAGTGTCACTGCAACGCTTCTTCTCCTGTGGACCGACCTGCTCTCCGCTCTGCCCCCGCTGCCCAAACCCGATCACATTGTACTCGTGATCGAGGAAAATCATGCCTTTTCCCAGATTGTTGACTCACCGGCCGCCCCCTATTTCAATGCATTGGCAGCGAAAGGGGCGCTGTTGACCAACTCCTACGGCGTGACCCATCCCAGCCAACCGAACTATATCGCGCTCTTCGCGGGCACCATCGACGGGGTCAGCAAAAACACCTGTCCGACCTCGCTGACGGTTCCCAATCTGTCCAGTACACTGACCCAAGCCGGACAGACGTTCATCGGCTATGCAGAAGACCTGCCCGCCGTCGGATCCATCGAGTGTGTCGCGGGCGCCTATGTGCGCAAGCATAATCCCTGGGTCAACTGGCAATCGTCTCCCATCAACACGGTCCCCGCCGCCAACAACCGTCCGCTGACCGATTTCCCGACAGACTTCAGTACGCTACCGACCGTCAGCATCGTCGTCCCCAATCAACAGAACGATATGCACGACGGCAAAGACCCCGACCGCATTCAACGCGCAGACCAGTGGCTCCAGACTCATCTCGATCGGTACGTGGAATGGGCACAGACGCACAATAGTCTGTTGATCATCACCTGGGATGAGGATAACGGGAAATCAGACAACCACATTCCGACGATTCTGGTAGGACCGATGGTACGACCGGGCCGCTACGGAGAGCCCACGGACCATTACGGTGTGTTGAGAACCATCACGGAGATGTACGGAGCGAACCCGGTGGGATTGAGCCGCCAAGCGGCGCCCCTCACCACGATTTGGGCCACGCCGGAGTTCACACCTTAG
- a CDS encoding cation-translocating P-type ATPase, whose product MADQQQPHRPRWYARSQDEIGREFGVDPAVGLTEEEATRRRASNGRNELPEALPPSLWQMLAAQFTSLIVWVLVGAAVVSGLLGEWVDAGAILAIVLLNGLLGFLQEYRAEQSLAALRTLAVTYARVVRGGTRLNLSSTELVPGDIVDVEAGDHVPADARLLQAASLRTQEAALTGESTPVEKLSAALPDSDLPLADQRNLLFMGTTVTGGKGRAVVVAIGSGTELGRIATLMTAVPVEPTPLQRRLEQFGHVLLALSLGIVLVVFGLGVWRGEPLFDMFLTAVSLAVAAIPEGLPAIVTTTLALGVMRMVKRHALIRRLPAVETLGAATVICTDKTGTLTKNEMTVTQVALDDRVIEVTGEGYAPAGEIVGGDPREGALRELLWTALLCNGASLKRADGKWTVVGDPTEGALLVAGGKGGWWKEELEREQPLLGELPFDSDRKMMTVVRRSQGRPVAYVKGAPDVLLGRCDDYVTETGERRPLTEPLRQAILSRNQQFAQRALRVVAFAQRVLDPEPASFEPEVLEQRLCFLGLAAMKDPLRPEAKSAVELCRSAGIATVMITGDHKDTALAIAREAGFASGPTQALSGLELNALTDAELAARVRTVSVYARVSAEHKLRIVRAWRAQGAVVAMTGDGVNDAPAVREADIGIAMGVTGTDVTKDASDMVVTDDNFASIAAAVEEGRSIYANIRKSVHYLLSCNLSEVLVMLGSTVLGWPLPLLPIHILWINLVTDGFPALALAVDPAAPDVMKRPPRDPQAPLLDRRRFLTVCVQGLVMAVATLAVFGIALSIVKDEVPFARTMTFTTLVWVQFLHAFTCRHDRYSLFQIGVASNPMLVGAVLVSALLQAGILVSPWGQEIFKVVPLRADEWAVIAGLGTLPFLIMELWKAWSRARRGCQETASPHYS is encoded by the coding sequence ATGGCTGACCAGCAACAGCCCCATCGCCCCCGATGGTATGCCCGGTCGCAGGACGAGATTGGCCGGGAGTTCGGTGTCGACCCGGCCGTGGGGCTCACCGAGGAAGAAGCCACGCGCCGTCGTGCGTCGAACGGCCGCAACGAATTGCCCGAAGCGCTGCCGCCTTCTCTCTGGCAGATGTTGGCCGCACAATTTACGAGCCTCATCGTTTGGGTGCTGGTCGGGGCTGCGGTGGTCTCCGGCCTTTTGGGAGAGTGGGTCGATGCCGGTGCCATTCTCGCCATCGTGTTGTTGAATGGGCTGTTGGGATTTCTTCAAGAGTATCGAGCCGAACAATCGCTGGCGGCGTTGCGCACCCTGGCCGTGACCTATGCGCGAGTGGTTCGCGGTGGAACGCGGCTCAACCTGTCTTCGACGGAGTTAGTGCCGGGCGACATCGTCGATGTGGAGGCGGGCGACCACGTCCCAGCGGATGCCCGGTTGCTCCAGGCTGCGAGCCTGCGCACGCAAGAAGCCGCGCTGACCGGTGAATCCACGCCGGTTGAGAAGCTGAGTGCGGCATTGCCCGACAGCGACCTTCCCCTTGCGGACCAACGAAATCTGCTCTTCATGGGGACCACCGTCACGGGTGGAAAGGGGCGGGCGGTTGTCGTGGCGATCGGCAGCGGCACCGAGTTGGGGCGCATTGCGACCTTGATGACTGCGGTGCCGGTCGAGCCCACTCCGCTGCAACGTCGGCTGGAGCAGTTCGGCCATGTACTGTTGGCGCTCTCGCTGGGAATCGTGCTGGTGGTGTTCGGGCTGGGAGTGTGGCGAGGTGAGCCGCTGTTCGACATGTTTCTGACGGCGGTCAGTCTGGCGGTGGCGGCGATTCCTGAAGGTCTGCCGGCGATCGTGACGACGACGCTCGCGTTGGGGGTGATGCGCATGGTCAAGCGGCACGCGCTCATTCGTCGCTTGCCGGCGGTGGAAACGTTGGGTGCGGCGACGGTGATCTGCACCGACAAGACCGGGACTCTGACCAAGAACGAAATGACGGTCACGCAAGTGGCCCTCGATGACCGTGTGATCGAGGTGACCGGGGAAGGGTATGCGCCGGCGGGCGAGATCGTCGGCGGTGATCCTCGTGAAGGCGCGCTGCGTGAGCTGCTCTGGACAGCGCTCTTGTGTAACGGCGCGTCATTGAAACGGGCTGACGGCAAGTGGACGGTCGTCGGCGACCCCACCGAGGGCGCTCTGCTCGTTGCGGGTGGAAAGGGTGGGTGGTGGAAAGAGGAGTTGGAGCGGGAACAGCCCTTGTTGGGAGAACTCCCGTTCGACTCTGATCGCAAGATGATGACGGTGGTACGGCGATCGCAGGGGCGACCTGTCGCGTATGTGAAGGGTGCGCCGGATGTGTTGCTCGGCCGGTGTGATGACTATGTGACGGAAACCGGGGAGCGGCGGCCGCTCACGGAACCCCTGCGCCAAGCGATCCTCTCACGCAATCAGCAGTTCGCGCAGCGGGCGCTACGGGTGGTGGCGTTCGCACAGCGGGTCCTCGATCCGGAGCCGGCGTCGTTCGAGCCTGAGGTGCTGGAACAGCGCTTGTGCTTTCTGGGGTTGGCGGCCATGAAAGACCCCTTGCGCCCTGAGGCGAAATCGGCGGTCGAGCTCTGCCGGTCCGCGGGGATCGCGACGGTCATGATCACCGGCGATCATAAGGACACGGCGTTGGCCATCGCACGGGAGGCGGGCTTTGCGAGCGGCCCGACGCAGGCTCTGTCCGGCCTTGAACTGAATGCCTTAACCGATGCGGAGCTGGCCGCGCGGGTGCGGACCGTGTCTGTGTACGCGAGAGTGTCGGCGGAACACAAACTTCGTATCGTCAGGGCCTGGCGCGCACAAGGTGCGGTGGTGGCGATGACCGGAGACGGTGTCAATGATGCGCCGGCGGTGCGCGAGGCGGACATCGGGATTGCCATGGGAGTGACCGGGACGGATGTGACCAAGGATGCGTCGGATATGGTCGTGACCGACGACAACTTCGCCTCCATCGCCGCCGCGGTTGAAGAAGGGCGCAGTATCTATGCCAACATTCGCAAATCCGTTCACTATCTGTTGTCGTGCAATTTGAGCGAGGTCCTGGTGATGCTGGGGAGCACGGTCCTGGGGTGGCCGCTGCCGCTGCTTCCGATCCACATTCTCTGGATCAATCTGGTGACAGACGGGTTTCCCGCCCTCGCCCTCGCCGTCGATCCAGCAGCCCCCGATGTGATGAAGCGGCCGCCTCGAGACCCGCAGGCCCCGTTGCTCGACCGGCGCCGATTTCTCACGGTCTGCGTGCAGGGCCTGGTGATGGCCGTGGCGACTCTGGCGGTCTTTGGTATCGCGCTGTCGATCGTGAAAGATGAAGTGCCATTCGCGCGAACGATGACCTTTACCACGCTGGTCTGGGTACAATTTCTTCACGCCTTTACCTGCCGCCATGATCGGTACTCGCTGTTTCAGATCGGGGTGGCGAGCAATCCGATGCTGGTGGGCGCCGTGCTGGTCTCGGCGCTCTTGCAGGCGGGCATTCTGGTGAGTCCCTGGGGGCAGGAGATTTTTAAAGTCGTGCCTCTGCGGGCCGACGAATGGGCAGTGATCGCCGGGTTGGGGACGCTACCGTTCCTGATCATGGAGTTGTGGAAGGCCTGGAGTCGCGCTCGAAGGGGGTGTCAGGAAACGGCTAGCCCGCACTATTCATGA
- a CDS encoding tetratricopeptide repeat protein, whose amino-acid sequence MPLSTKPFLAFALILTLVAGGPAVAEDGPQLVTLALIDTPWAMRLDVTGFHVQVDGVKPDGRRYLLATDEVHSIQLSVTLETVTGHATEQGCLLHLERVAKTTLSSATQGLVRDSLHHFSVLEYVRPANDAGQAEQHHLLACTGKDDVYADVHLSQTRSPGDETASLQPLLHRLTIVGAPTPSSLDHFRAGSAPYLLGRFTLAIPHYEQALLLEQANPTLDRPLWQLLVHHLGTAYGRTGNFGQAKATFDYGLSKEPANPMWHYELARTYAGMNDREKTMHSLGAAFFYHHDRRSDERMPDPRQDVAFARFMLDPAFRRLAESLMQPAI is encoded by the coding sequence ATGCCGCTGTCAACCAAACCGTTTCTCGCGTTCGCACTCATTCTGACACTCGTCGCAGGTGGTCCCGCCGTTGCGGAGGATGGTCCTCAGCTGGTGACGCTCGCCCTCATCGACACCCCCTGGGCAATGCGCCTCGATGTCACCGGATTTCATGTGCAGGTCGACGGCGTGAAACCGGACGGCCGGCGATATCTCCTCGCGACAGATGAAGTCCATTCGATCCAACTCTCTGTCACGCTCGAAACAGTCACCGGACACGCAACGGAGCAGGGCTGTCTCCTCCACCTGGAGCGTGTCGCCAAGACGACCCTGTCATCCGCCACCCAAGGCCTTGTTCGCGACAGCCTCCATCACTTCAGCGTCCTCGAATACGTACGTCCTGCAAATGATGCGGGCCAGGCCGAGCAGCACCATCTCCTGGCCTGTACCGGCAAAGACGACGTGTATGCCGACGTTCATCTTTCGCAAACCCGCAGCCCTGGCGACGAGACGGCCTCGCTACAGCCCCTGCTGCACCGTCTCACCATCGTCGGGGCACCGACGCCCAGCAGCCTCGATCACTTCCGTGCAGGCAGTGCGCCTTACCTGTTGGGACGATTCACCCTGGCCATCCCGCACTATGAACAGGCGCTGCTGCTTGAACAGGCCAATCCGACATTGGATCGTCCGCTATGGCAATTGCTCGTCCACCATCTCGGCACGGCCTACGGCCGGACGGGAAACTTCGGGCAGGCGAAAGCGACCTTCGACTACGGCCTTTCGAAGGAGCCGGCGAATCCGATGTGGCATTACGAACTCGCACGCACCTATGCGGGGATGAACGACCGGGAAAAGACGATGCACTCTCTGGGTGCCGCCTTCTTTTACCATCACGACCGGCGGAGCGACGAACGCATGCCGGACCCCAGACAAGACGTGGCATTCGCCCGCTTCATGTTGGATCCGGCCTTTCGACGGTTGGCGGAATCACTCATGCAACCGGCTATTTGA
- a CDS encoding PilZ domain-containing protein, with product MAKRKSTRVEMNRPIEVQGARGASQGIVRDFSPGGCRIQQENAKVNCGMRLTLRISLPDRIDPIEIKPAVVTWVGKDAFGVEFMNLSAETRARVKAVYELLLEAQTAHEAERVISLPGVTWR from the coding sequence ATGGCCAAGCGGAAGAGCACGAGAGTGGAGATGAATCGACCGATCGAGGTGCAAGGTGCACGAGGGGCCAGCCAGGGTATCGTGCGGGATTTCTCTCCGGGAGGCTGCCGGATCCAGCAAGAGAATGCGAAGGTGAATTGTGGGATGCGCTTGACCCTGCGGATCTCCCTGCCGGACCGCATCGACCCCATCGAAATCAAACCCGCCGTCGTCACCTGGGTCGGCAAGGACGCCTTCGGCGTGGAATTTATGAACCTTTCCGCGGAAACTCGGGCGCGGGTGAAAGCCGTCTACGAGTTGCTGCTGGAAGCGCAGACTGCACACGAGGCCGAGCGGGTCATCTCTCTTCCCGGCGTCACCTGGCGCTAA
- a CDS encoding response regulator encodes MTGSPQSSDGRSYDPQVLLNSQPVVVTVINPADHAVQFQNRTSLGTFGDMAGAHCYEKIAGKAAPCEFCRMPEALTKDDVVSEQVEMPDGRRLLVHWAKAPTVDGRVHVIETIVDLTLRKQDEQSARQSQKMEALGRLAAGIAHDFNNLLMVVIGHAHRVTQQLGSHPCHHEVEVIGQAGTRAAALTKKLLTFSRRQVLEQRDVPLNTLIRDMEDILRRLIGEQIQTVIVLDPQAGHVLGDPVQIEQVLLNLALNARDAMADGGILTIETGNADLDDSYVRTHPGAVPGPFVKLVVEDTGSGIDPETLKHIFEPFFSTKALDKGTGLGLATVYGIVKESRGYIDVTSQLGRGSRFTVMFPRVPSQAAEAEQVAASRPKPETSATILLVEDDEGIRRLVSAVLRDQGYEVLAAADGVEALQMLQLRKGGCDLLITDVILPRMKAAVLAQGARTMFPDIQVLYISGYAGDMLGAHGVDAEAAYLQKPFLPKAIIDKVAELLLRARSPKA; translated from the coding sequence ATGACCGGCTCTCCCCAATCGTCCGATGGTCGTTCGTATGATCCCCAGGTGCTGCTGAACTCGCAGCCGGTGGTGGTGACGGTCATCAATCCCGCTGACCATGCCGTGCAGTTTCAAAACCGGACCAGTCTGGGGACCTTCGGCGACATGGCCGGCGCGCACTGCTATGAAAAAATCGCCGGGAAGGCGGCACCGTGCGAATTTTGCCGTATGCCCGAGGCCCTCACTAAGGATGACGTGGTTTCGGAGCAGGTGGAGATGCCGGACGGACGCCGGCTCTTGGTGCATTGGGCAAAGGCTCCGACTGTCGATGGTCGGGTACACGTCATCGAAACCATCGTGGACTTGACCCTGCGCAAGCAGGACGAGCAGAGCGCGCGGCAGTCCCAGAAGATGGAGGCGCTGGGTCGGCTCGCGGCCGGCATTGCCCACGATTTCAATAACCTGCTCATGGTCGTGATCGGCCACGCACATCGGGTCACTCAGCAGTTGGGGTCGCACCCCTGCCATCATGAAGTCGAGGTGATCGGGCAGGCGGGCACTCGTGCCGCGGCGTTGACGAAGAAGCTGCTGACCTTCAGCCGCCGTCAGGTTTTGGAACAGCGGGACGTGCCCCTCAATACGCTGATCCGCGACATGGAAGATATTTTACGCCGGCTGATCGGGGAGCAGATCCAGACGGTGATTGTGCTCGATCCCCAGGCAGGGCACGTGTTGGGAGATCCGGTGCAGATCGAGCAGGTGTTGCTCAATCTGGCACTGAATGCTCGCGATGCCATGGCCGACGGAGGGATTCTGACCATCGAAACAGGCAACGCGGATCTGGACGACTCCTATGTTCGGACCCATCCGGGCGCGGTTCCCGGTCCGTTCGTCAAACTGGTCGTCGAGGATACCGGATCCGGGATCGATCCCGAGACGTTGAAGCATATTTTTGAACCATTCTTCAGCACGAAGGCATTGGACAAGGGGACAGGACTGGGACTGGCGACGGTGTATGGTATCGTGAAGGAAAGCCGCGGTTACATTGATGTGACCAGTCAGTTAGGCAGGGGGTCGCGTTTCACAGTCATGTTTCCGCGAGTGCCGTCTCAGGCGGCCGAGGCCGAACAGGTTGCGGCGTCGCGCCCGAAACCGGAAACCTCTGCGACCATTCTGCTGGTGGAAGACGACGAGGGTATTCGACGCCTGGTGTCGGCGGTGCTTCGCGACCAGGGGTACGAAGTGCTGGCGGCGGCAGACGGGGTGGAGGCGTTGCAGATGTTGCAGCTACGCAAGGGAGGCTGCGACCTGTTGATCACGGACGTGATCCTGCCGAGAATGAAAGCTGCCGTGTTGGCGCAGGGTGCAAGGACGATGTTCCCCGACATTCAGGTGTTGTACATCTCCGGTTATGCCGGAGACATGTTGGGTGCGCATGGGGTCGATGCCGAGGCCGCCTATCTGCAGAAACCATTTTTGCCCAAGGCGATCATCGACAAGGTGGCTGAACTCCTCCTGCGAGCCCGCTCCCCCAAGGCCTGA
- the mgtA gene encoding magnesium-translocating P-type ATPase, with protein sequence MLNGNPFWACHEDALLRELAVTREGLSVAEADRRLAAAVPSRLKPRRDSQPFRVLFAQFRSPIILILLCASGVSLFLAERSDALIILGIILASALLSFRQEYRAARAVAGLLALVQVTARVRRDGQVVEVAADTVVPGDVVELSAGSSLPADARLLEAKDLFVDEATLTGETYPVEKSTSTLSGDVPLPQRTNSLFLGTHVVSGQARAVIVKVGKETEFGRVAHRMTVRPPETEFERGVRRFGYLLLEVTLLLVFAIFAVNVYLERPVLESFLFSMALAVGLTPQLLPAIISVNLSHGAKRMAERQVVVKRLASIENFGSMNVLCSDKTGTLTEGSMRLQAALNVDGESSERVLFLGYLNAVFETGFPNPLDEALRRHRSFELAGYCKLEEEPYDFVRKRLSILVATPETHLLITKGAVDSMLAVCLHAEQRDGALVPIEHLRRSVREQVRVLSGQGFRTIGLACRDMGRLEHVSKEHETGMTFLGLLVFADPPKTGIAETVGALKRLGVALKIVTGDQALVAAHVGQKIGLTDPRLLTGNDLRGMSEDALRARASEIDIFAEIEPNQKERIIHALRASGHVVGYLGDGINDAPALHAADVGISVDQAVDVAKDAADLVLLEHDLSVLVEGVREGRKTFANTLKYVFMATSANFGNMFSMAGASLFLPFLPLLPKQILLTNVLTDIPEMTIATDHVDPELIDRPRRWDIPFIRRFMLTFGFVSSLFDYLTFAVLLLVLHSTTGQFRTGWFVESVLSASLIVLVIRTRRPCASSRPSTGLLLSTLFVGLTTVLLPVTPLGRLLGFEPLPPMFWAVLIGILVAYVGAAELAKLLFYGKVKNGN encoded by the coding sequence ATGCTGAACGGGAACCCTTTCTGGGCATGTCACGAAGATGCGCTGCTCCGTGAACTGGCTGTCACGCGGGAGGGCCTCTCCGTTGCCGAGGCGGATCGACGACTGGCTGCCGCCGTACCCTCTAGGCTGAAGCCCAGGCGTGACAGCCAGCCGTTTCGTGTGCTGTTCGCCCAATTCCGCAGCCCGATCATCCTCATTCTGCTGTGTGCTTCCGGTGTGTCGCTGTTTCTCGCGGAGCGCAGTGATGCCCTGATCATCCTCGGGATCATCCTGGCCAGTGCGCTGCTGAGTTTTCGGCAAGAGTATCGCGCGGCGCGCGCCGTGGCCGGGCTGCTGGCCCTTGTGCAAGTCACGGCTCGCGTGCGGCGGGATGGTCAGGTGGTCGAGGTGGCGGCGGATACGGTCGTGCCGGGCGATGTCGTGGAATTGTCCGCCGGCTCCAGCCTTCCTGCCGATGCGCGGCTTCTGGAGGCCAAGGATCTCTTCGTCGACGAGGCGACGTTGACGGGTGAGACCTATCCGGTCGAAAAATCGACGTCGACGCTTTCCGGGGACGTTCCCTTGCCGCAGCGGACGAACAGCCTGTTTCTGGGGACGCATGTCGTGAGCGGCCAGGCCCGTGCGGTGATCGTGAAGGTTGGGAAAGAGACCGAATTCGGTCGCGTTGCCCACCGTATGACGGTACGGCCGCCGGAGACCGAATTCGAGCGCGGTGTGCGGCGCTTCGGCTACCTCCTGCTGGAGGTGACCCTTCTTCTCGTGTTCGCCATCTTTGCGGTGAACGTCTATCTCGAGCGCCCGGTCCTCGAATCCTTTCTCTTCTCCATGGCACTGGCGGTGGGGCTGACGCCGCAATTACTGCCGGCCATCATCAGCGTGAATCTCTCCCATGGTGCGAAGCGTATGGCCGAGCGACAGGTCGTCGTGAAACGCCTTGCCTCGATCGAGAACTTCGGCAGCATGAACGTCTTATGCTCCGACAAGACCGGCACGTTGACCGAAGGGTCCATGCGGCTTCAGGCCGCCCTCAACGTGGATGGTGAGTCGAGTGAACGAGTGCTGTTTCTCGGCTATTTGAACGCGGTATTCGAAACGGGATTTCCGAATCCGTTGGATGAGGCGTTACGGCGACATCGAAGTTTCGAACTGGCCGGGTACTGTAAATTGGAGGAAGAGCCCTATGATTTCGTGCGCAAGCGGCTCTCGATTCTGGTCGCCACTCCGGAGACGCACCTGTTGATCACCAAAGGGGCGGTCGACAGCATGCTGGCTGTGTGTCTCCATGCGGAGCAGCGCGACGGGGCTCTTGTGCCGATCGAGCACCTTCGCCGTTCGGTGAGGGAGCAGGTTCGCGTATTGAGCGGACAGGGGTTTCGCACGATCGGCCTGGCCTGCCGGGACATGGGGAGACTCGAGCATGTCTCCAAAGAGCACGAGACGGGAATGACCTTTCTCGGTCTGCTGGTTTTCGCCGACCCTCCCAAGACCGGCATTGCCGAGACCGTGGGGGCACTCAAGCGGCTTGGCGTGGCGTTGAAGATCGTGACGGGAGATCAGGCGCTTGTAGCGGCGCACGTGGGGCAGAAGATCGGTCTGACGGATCCGCGCCTGCTCACCGGGAACGATCTGCGTGGGATGAGCGAGGATGCGTTGCGCGCCAGAGCTTCCGAGATTGATATCTTTGCCGAAATCGAACCGAATCAAAAGGAGCGGATCATTCACGCGTTGCGGGCATCAGGCCACGTGGTCGGGTATCTCGGTGACGGGATCAACGACGCGCCGGCGCTGCACGCCGCCGATGTCGGCATTTCCGTTGATCAGGCGGTGGATGTTGCGAAAGACGCCGCCGATCTTGTCCTGCTGGAGCACGATTTGAGCGTGTTGGTGGAAGGAGTGCGCGAGGGGCGCAAGACCTTCGCGAATACCCTGAAATATGTGTTCATGGCCACGAGCGCGAATTTCGGCAATATGTTCAGTATGGCCGGTGCCTCGCTGTTCTTGCCGTTTCTCCCCCTGTTGCCCAAACAGATCCTGCTGACGAACGTCCTCACCGACATCCCGGAAATGACCATCGCCACCGACCATGTCGATCCCGAGCTGATCGACCGACCGAGGCGCTGGGACATTCCGTTCATTCGCCGCTTCATGTTGACGTTTGGATTCGTCAGCTCACTCTTTGACTACCTGACGTTCGCCGTGTTGCTGCTGGTGTTGCATTCGACGACCGGTCAGTTTCGTACCGGCTGGTTCGTCGAATCGGTGTTGTCGGCCTCGCTGATCGTGTTGGTGATTCGGACGAGGCGGCCCTGTGCAAGCAGTCGTCCGTCAACGGGGTTGTTGTTGTCGACGCTCTTCGTCGGCCTGACGACGGTGCTGTTGCCGGTCACGCCGCTTGGCAGGCTGTTGGGATTTGAGCCCCTGCCGCCCATGTTTTGGGCGGTGTTGATCGGCATTCTGGTTGCCTATGTCGGTGCGGCGGAGTTGGCGAAGCTCCTATTTTACGGGAAGGTGAAGAACGGCAACTAA